Sequence from the Longimicrobium sp. genome:
CGCGCGCGACGCGTCGGCCGACCGCGCCTACGGGCGGATGCAGGTGATCGACGTGTCCGACATCACCCGCCCGCGCTCCGTGGCCTGGTACGAGCCCGAGTACGGCGGCGTGCACAACGTGTGGGTGGATGGCGAAACGCTGTACATGGGCGCCTACAACGGTGGCTTCCGCGCCTTCGACGTGAGCGGCGAGCTGCGCGGCGACCTGCGGGCGCAGGAACGCGAAATCGCGCACGTGCATACGGCGGACATGCAGGGCAAGGTGCAGAACCACGCCATGACCTGGGGCGTGGTGGTGCGCGACGGCCTGGCGTACGTGAACGACAACAACAACGGGCTGTGGATCATCCGCATCGAGACGGCGCCCGAGAGCGGGGTACGGTGATGCGCCACACGGCGCTGGCGGCGGCGCTCGCGGCGGCCCTCTGCGCCCCCGTTGCCCTCACCGCCCAGCCGGAGCGCACCTACTACGTGTGGGTGGCGAGCGAGGCGGTGGACCGGCTGTCGCTGGTGCGCTTCGGGCCCGGCGGCGCCAGGGTGGAGCGGGAGGTGGGGATCGGCAGGAACGTGATGGACCCCGAGGGGCCGCACGGGGTGGACGTTTCGCCCGACGGGCGGCGGCTGTACGTCTCCACCGGCCACGGAACGCCCTTCGGCGACCTGTGGGCCTTCAACGCCGCCGGCGACAGCGTCCTGGGATCGGTGACGCTCGGGGATTTTCCCGCCACCCTGCAGGTGAGCCCCGACGGCGCGTACGCGTACGTGGTGAACTTCAACCTGCACGGCGAGCACGTTCCCTCCTCGCTGAGCGTGGTGAGCACGGACCCGCTGGTGGAGGTGGCGCGCATTCCCACCTGCACCATGCCGCACGGCAGCCGCCTGAGCGCGGACGGCACGCGCCACTACTCCGCGTGCATGATGGACGACCTGCTGGTGGAGGTGGATACCCGCACGCTCGGCGTCGCGCGCCACTTCCGGCTGACCCGCGGCGCGGAGGCGGGAATGCAGGGCCCCGTCGCGCCGAGAGCCTCCGGCGGCGCCCCGGCGGACCACGGGGGGCACGGGATGGCCACGCCGGCCCCGGGCGGCTCCGCCTGCTCGCCGACCTGGGCGCAGCCGTCGCCGGACGGAACGAAGGTCTGGGTGGCGTGCAACCGCAGCAGCGAGATCGTGGAGGTGGATGTCGCTTCCTGGCGCATGGTGCGGCGCATCCCCGCGGGGGACGGGGTCTACAACCTCGCCGTCACCGGCGACGGGGCGCTGCTGGTGGCCACGAACAAGCGCGGGCAAAGCGTGTCGGTGTTCGACACGCGGACGGGGCGCGAGCTGGCCCGCATTCCCACCCTGCGGCGGGTGGTGCACGGCGCGGCCATCTCGCCGGACGACCGCTACGCGTTCATTTCCGTGGAGGGGGTGGGGTCCGAGCCGGGAACGGTGGAGGTGATCGAC
This genomic interval carries:
- a CDS encoding YncE family protein, producing MRHTALAAALAAALCAPVALTAQPERTYYVWVASEAVDRLSLVRFGPGGARVEREVGIGRNVMDPEGPHGVDVSPDGRRLYVSTGHGTPFGDLWAFNAAGDSVLGSVTLGDFPATLQVSPDGAYAYVVNFNLHGEHVPSSLSVVSTDPLVEVARIPTCTMPHGSRLSADGTRHYSACMMDDLLVEVDTRTLGVARHFRLTRGAEAGMQGPVAPRASGGAPADHGGHGMATPAPGGSACSPTWAQPSPDGTKVWVACNRSSEIVEVDVASWRMVRRIPAGDGVYNLAVTGDGALLVATNKRGQSVSVFDTRTGRELARIPTLRRVVHGAAISPDDRYAFISVEGVGSEPGTVEVIDLRARRRVAAVDVGQMAGGIDVWKMEP